One Triticum dicoccoides isolate Atlit2015 ecotype Zavitan chromosome 3B, WEW_v2.0, whole genome shotgun sequence genomic window, ccgtgtctgattaataaagCCCACCACTCACCTTTCAAACCTCAAggcgcgaaatagagtgccaatcgtgtggggccggttgtcctgccagattttacattttattttttgaacaccagatatttacattgtTCGATGATcttttaactcacacacaagtacacaaatatgatttttcaaacagttatggttagtcgttgcatgtagatggagttcaaaattgaattacggtcattaaatggctagaaaatcacttaaatgtcttcaaaaggtcaaatgacccctgaaatttttgaaaattttcacatgacagttgtattagtgcatgttacacatagaaaaaaattaaaggtcgtaagaggaagctatctgtcgttcgtcatcaaacatgcattgttcccttctcGGAACCACTAGCCTTcttgtgagttgctccggtttgtgaggggtgtgtgtccaaactttcatcaaacaagccaatttttttaccacatcaacttggtggcatgacattacatcaagcaaggtttcatgtttttctgatcattttttaattttttggaattaaaatgccatggcactccatgcatgtgtccatgccgtgagaccaatatatttgaaaattccttctaatttactacacatggaattaactcgcacacacgtacacaaatatgatttttcaaactattatggttagccgttacatctagttcaaatttgaattacggtcattaaatggctaggaaatcacttaaatgtcttcaaaaggtcaaatgtctCCTGaacttttccaaattttcacatgatagtttgtatcagtgcacattacacgtagagcttttttgaaggccataagagaaaGCTATcggccgttcgtcatcaaacatgcattgttccctcttggaaccatgagCCTTTTGGTGAgctgcttcggtttgtgaggggtgtgtgtccaaactttcgtcaagcaagccaatttatgtaccacatcatcttagtgccatgacattacatcaagcaaggtttcttgtttttctcatcatttttttatttttttggaataaaaatgccatggcactcaatgcatgtacatgtgtccatgctgtgagaccaatatgtttggaaattccttccaatttactgcacatggaattaactcacacacaagtacacaaatatgatttttcaaacagttatggttagccgttgcatgtacatctagttcaaatttgaattactatcattaaatggctaggaaatcacttaaatgtcttcaaaaggtcaaatgacccctgatatttttgaatttttcacatgacagtttgtatcagtgcacattacgcaTAGAAAAATTatcaaggccgtaagaggaagctatctgccgttcgtcatcaaacatgcattgttccctctcggaaccacgagccatctagtgagttgctctggtttatgaggggtgtgtgtccaaactttcgtcaaacaagccaatttttgtaccacatcatcttggtggcatgacattacatcaagcaaggtttcatgttttcctgatcattttttaattttttggaattaaaataccatggcactccatgcatgtgtccatgccgtgagaccaatatgcttgaaaattccttctaatttactgcacatggaattgtcTTGCACACAAGtagacaaatatgatttttcaaaccgctatggttagctgttgcatgtacatctagttcaaatttgaattacagtcattaaatggctagaaaatcacttaaatgtcttcaaaaggtcaaatgacccctgaaattttccaaattttcacatgacagtttgtattagtgcacattacacgtagaaaatttttgaaggccgtaagaggaagctgtcGTGGTTctagtctgacagtagaaaggggggtaggtatggagaggcaagatctcagctatggtgaaggtgtacacacgaggtttacgagttcaggcccttcacggtggaagtaacagccctacgtctcggtgccggaggcggtcgattgattatgtgtgtgatattacagggggtgcgaacccttgtgctagaggaggagggtggcttatatagagttcgccaggacctcttccaccctccattacaagggagttaatgtacataaagtggtggcgttactggtaacgccagctgagggagtcatggattagggggtatccagacagccgggctgtgtacaacgtccggacggttgaagcgtgaagatacaagactcaagacttcggcccgtgtccggttggactttccttggcgttgaaggcaagcttggcgatccggatattatatttccttccttgtaactgactccatgtaaaccctagacctctccggtgtctatataaaccggagaggttggtccttagaaggccgatcacatttacattcataccatcataggctagctcctagggtttagcctctacggtctcgtggtagatctactcttgtactacccatatcatcaatattaatcaagcaggaagtagggttttacctccatcgagagggcctgaacctgggtaaacacctgtgtcccttacttcttgttaccatcagccttgacgcacagatcgggaccccctacccgagatccgccggttttgacaccgacattggtgctttcattgagaactcCTCTGTGACATCgatgtcaggctcgatggctccttcaatcgtcgttAACAATGTTGTCCAggatgagactttcctccccggacagatcttcgtgttcggcggcttcgtgctgcaggccaattcgcttggccacctggagcagatcgatagctattccTCTGGCCCTCAGATCGGGATCGGAAACCTGAACCACACGGCGGATAcccaaggagacttgatcttcgacggattcgggccagcgccaaaagcgccgaacagtcacgacgagcacggcttagacctgctgccaGACGTTGCttgggatatcaccccggcagaagccccggacctaaatccgggacaggttgcgttgcctaaagatggggggctggaccccgccccacgGGCTGTACCCTcaccggcgatggagccgaacacaggcttcACTTTTGAAGAAACCAGtgaccccgggcccccggactcatgTCCGGTTGTAGGCTCCAGTCCGTGCATCCTCGGGCCCGCCGATctcggttgggctccggtgatggagttcaccgcggcggacatctttcaaccctcgcccttcggcgacatactaagcTCATTCAAAACCCTCTCTTTGACAGATAATCTCGGGCCGAACTatatctggctcgagtgggaagcaggcgacgaagacattcgtcacccacccaccacccactttatagccacggttgatgatttatccaacatgctggacttcgactccgaaggcatcaagTCTCtgaacgacgatgcaggagaagaatcaGAATCTATGAGGTGCCGGATTCATGCCTcgccacacgacatatacatggtggatacgcccaaggaaggcgacggcgacgatccggaagataacacccccgggcaaaagccaaagcgacggcgcagacgccATTCCAAATCCGGCAACAGTAACAATATCAGCAAGAGCACCAGAAGAATGGATACTCCGGCCAACCCCGATGGCAATAATGACCAAACAGAACTAGCGATGACGCAGGACGAatcaggtcacgccgaacatagtcTGGGTTATACTCCCGAAGAAAACGATCCAAAGGGACGAGTTCACCAATCtagcccaggacaagaagacagtccggatgACAACACATTCATCGTCCCGGAAGAACGTgtggaacgagagaacctccatagaaagcttatggccacaacgagaagtctgaagaagcagaagcaatggcttaaagcctcacaggaaacgctcaatcgcagatggaacaaagtgctagacactaaagaaagatatggcgacgatcgccatacaaagagctacccaaaacgcaagctactgccagaattcgatgacgaggccgttTCGTCGAAGAACAACACGACCAAGAGACCAGGAGTACCACTTCCTACTCGCAACAAATCAGCTACCACAGGCGCCCACGATTTACGCGAGCACCTGGagaagaaagctggcgcagctaggtccatctacagATCTAAAGGAGACACCCCGGCGAAGGACTATGGTCATCAAAAAAATTATGACAACCAAACACCAGTTCGGAacaaacaccgaacacaacaacagccgacggcatgccacaacgcatctagatacagaggggctgctcaccccctatgctttactgatgaagtactggaccatgaattcccacagggctttaaacctgtaaacatagaggcatacgacagaacgatagacccaggggtctggatcgaggactttatcctccacatacacatggctcgtggagatgacctccatgccatcaaataccttcccctcaaattaaagggaccggcccggcactggttgaaaagcctccccgaaaattcaatcgggagcTGGGAAGAACTAgatgacgctttcagggccaattttcaagggacttatgtccggcctccggatgctgacaatttaagtcacataatccaacaacccggagagtctgtccgcaagctttggaacagattcctcactaaaaagaatcaaatcgttgactgcgcGAACGCtgcagccttagcggcattcaagcacagcctccgggacgagtggctcgccagacacctcggccaagaaaagccaaggacgatggcagccctaacaagtcttatgtcccgcttttgtgcgggagaagatagctggctcgcccgtaaaggcaccagcgaccccagcacatccgaaattagggatggcaatgggaaaccacggcgtaataaaaacaaacgccaaaacaaggaagagagcccggacaacataacggttaatgccggattccgaggctctcgacctaaccagcaaaataagcaacctaaaggcagtaaagagggaccgtccggtctgaacagagttctggacagactatgccaaattcatggcacccccgacaaacctgcgaaccacacacacagagagtgctgggtcttcaagcaggctggcaagctaaacgctgaacacaagggaagggaaacaccaagtgaggacgaggatgaacctcgccaaccgaacactgggggacagaaaacattcccaccagaggttaaaacagtgaacatgatccatgcGACTCACACATCCTTGGGAAGGCACGAACGCGTCCATAAAGATGCACGCGACATAGAGCCTATCGTACCCACACCCTGGATGTCTTGTTCGGTCACCTTCGATCACCTAGACGGCCGAACTAGCATTCGGCGCGAAGGATtaaatgccttggtgcttgacccaacaatcgatggataccatctcactcatgtcctcatggacggtggcagcagtctcaatttaatatatgaggacactgtccgcaggatggggatagactcatccaaaATTAGTGAAATTcataccacctttgaaggggtgataccaggcgttgaagcctatagCAGGGGCTCCgttatactggaggtaacattcggttctctaggcaactccagaagcgaagaactagtcttcatcattgcacacttccaaagcagctatcaagcattgcttggaagaacagccttcgcccgcttcaacgcattgccgcactatggctaccttacactcaagatgcctggtccacgcggcgtcatcaccattagcggAACAACGGAGCGCTTTTCGTGCGCAGAAGAGTACGCGatggccctagcggccggactataagcggcctccaaacaAAATTAtaccaggtcgttaagaccacggacacggttagacgagtccggcagcccacatTAAACCAGGGCAATTGTATATGTGATCCTATAGCAGACACCAGGGGCTAATAATAAAGCCCACACTctcggctcaaccttattggcaggccagcatTTTACATTTTCTACTATCCATCGCACACTTACGTTGCACTCTTCTATGAGGTCCCCTTTTTCGGCAGACAACGTTcgggcgatacccttccaggacgcGGCGCAACGGGGATAAAGGCGCagccgtgcagcagggccccgtctgataggtttctttttagattaagcccctgtgtaaaccttttctattgcctcttattGTTTCATCATCCCACGGGTTccatacccatagaggatactgcTGTTTTTTGGCATTACGCCATGACAGATTAATGCACGCACCTGGacatacagggtttataatgaatgggcattcttgagcccatcatctgttaaaaagttcgaataccttcgggagtgttcggcgtcacgagtttggccttatatgcatcagctccgaatcatgtctttggtcaaatgttgggattgCCCGGCTCTTGGTTTaccgccttacattccgttataatcggctaaggtggccaaaggagaactactgcgattgtgccctggttattccggatgagcacctcagtagagaaagccgaaaactgaccgtcatgatacagcgagagactgatcaaccactcgacgactcaccggaatctctaggattcctccgccttaacgaagggtcatTTTCCGGCCAGGTACATacacgcccgtattcggatgcacgcgatgataccaggggctacatagtagccccaatattagaatcccgcggctaagcaaaagtgttacagctatatagtccagttgcctagttcgacgtgcgatcacctccttgccggaccaagatgttggataaagagtgatcaggcacattttttaccgaacacccccgcattgtatgcgtgggggctgaagccaacgactgctatctttcggattacgcgcgcgcgcgcgcacacacacactgctatctgggctattctgttacgcgtaacagaatattattctgttacccttttttgAACTGACGGTTACAGGTGGTTGTATtgatgttttcgaagcggttgaactgatgctttcagtcgtgtttaacagatcgtcttctttagttcaaaaacctTTTATAACTTTTTTGTCGGAAcagggcgtgtaatatatcattggaaagctcttgacaaccatatttcaagtatattgaacgtttttgcaaaatcattatggtttaagagcagttttggaaaaaccgttttttcaaaaccgaaaaggtgaatcgtattttggactcaattttcaaacagtttctcggaattgagcaaataagatggcgttggaaagctggtgaaaatccgcatcttccatatatgtattgttttttctaattctatatgatataaaagtaatttgaaaaatggtgaaattctgggcgaaaagTATTTTCGCAATTTTTTGCAAAcagtttgtcggattgacgcaaattatatggcgttgaaaagctacggaaaatgcgcaagtttttcatattgaaatgtttttctaattccttacggtttaaaaacgaattcgaatacggtcaaatttgattttgaatgtgatttttttttaaatttgtcgaaatggggcaaataatataccgttggatagctatcgaaaatgcggaacttagtcatgttgaatgttttctcaaattcataaccattgaagagtaattttgaatatggTGACACCCATCATGCTGTTTTCCCGTCAGGAAAaacagagtacttgtactgatGTATATGTGTGTTTGTACTGATGCATTTCTCACAGAGCAATTTTGAATGGTACCGGGAAAAGAGTGTACTTGAACAGATGTCTGTATGATTTTGTACTGAGCGTGTCTTTACGTACTAGACTGAATTTCCATGGTTTATTTGTTTGAGCTTTTTTTTCCAAACTTATCTAGGATGTCATGTTCAACTCTTTCCTGTACTTATATGCTAGTAATAATAGAACGTTTCCCATACAATTTTTGTCCATTTGTGGACATCAACCAAAATAGGCACGAGAGAGCGCTATGAAACTGATCATTGTTTTCGACCGAACTATTGTGTTCTTCTTTTCCAAGAACTTATTTTTATACATATGAGCAAACATTCCATGCTTCTCAACTTCGAACTTTATTTTCGTTTTCCTGTAAACTTGTTGTATATTTGAGTATGAACTAAATATAATCTTTGTCGAATTGCTTCAAATATTTTTGTATAGCACACGTACAAACCTGATAAGCATATGTACAAGTACATATTAAATTTTTTTGCGTTTTTAAAAATCAAATCAAGGTTCCAAATGAATCTACATATAATGGATCATTCAATGTTTTGTACTATTTTAGAAAAATAAAAGAACCAAATCTGGATACATAGTTTGCAGATCACATCACATATACCAAATAATTATTCCTGTAAAAACAGCAAATATTTATTCTATAAAAGAAGGATCCAGCAGGAAAGGTACATCAGTACACATCCCTCCAATCAACAATGTTCAACACATATTTGTTATACAGTAGGTCCCACTGCAAACCACAAGTTAATTACTTCCCTCCAGAACATGGACAAATCCTAGAGCAACCTGAACTGAATGAAGAAACATTTTTTATTCCTCTGGTGGCCTGCGTGGACCAAAACGCGCCTGTGATCTTGTTCTTCCTCTGAACTTATGGTCTTTTTTAGTTGAAACTGATGTAGACATTTTTCGTTGAACTATTGTGGAGTTTTGAGTAGTAGACGCACAACCTGACAAGGCAATGTACAAGTTCTTGTAAAAAGGACAACCAAGTTAATGTAGAGTAATATCATaagttcacaaagaaaaaataaaaagagtttTGTACTGCTTTTGCTATAACAACTAAGTTAATGGTGACTCATCAATTTTTCTTTACGATATATCTAAACTTACAGAATTTTCAAACTTGCACTGACGATACTTTAGGTGATATATCTAAACTTTACAGAATTTTGAAGAAACTTGCTGCAAATCATCACTTATTTAGGTGATATATCTAAACTTACAAAGTTTGGAAAACTTGCACTGACGATATTTCTGCACACACACCAACTATTCTGTAATTTTTCATGGACTGATGATAGATTATACACCGAACTAATACTATGTCTAGTACAAAAATTCTCTATACACAAGATAAGGAGATGAACGTCCAGGGGTAGGTGGGGAAAAGCTAGCACCTCCCTGAGCTGCATTTTTAAATGATGCATGCTTAATTCTTAGGTCATAAGTTTTTAAATGCTAGCACTGCTACCGGCATTTGTAAATGCTAGTGAACTTGAACTTATGGTCTCCCGAGATATGAACTGATTGTGTTAGAAGCACACGCACAAAATCCAACGAGCTACTGTAAGAACATGTAAAAAGAAAATCAAGTTCATGTATATTAATTGGGAGAAGTTCAAAAAGAAACTTCTAAAAAGTTTGTACTGTTTTTGCTATAACAACTATAGTCATCTTTGCCAACAATGCATATTACATGGTTAAAATAAGTTTTTTCAACTGAACTAAAATAATAAATCATACTGAACTAATATTAGAAAATGGAAATGGGCATGTTACTGAAATATTAACTGACCGAACTGTAGTTTAGTGGAGGAATTCACACAAGTTGGTCGTCATGGAAGATCATTCCTTGTGGACATCCTATCAAAACAGATGTAGTGTCACTTGATGCAAAAACAGATTCTCATAGTCCTTTGGAGGTATTATAAACTTCTCCGAAACTTCTAAAAATTGATCGCATGAACTAAGTGCGAAAGAAAGTGCGACCTTTTTTTGCAATTAGTGTGAAAAAACATCACTAGACAATCTAACATCTAAAATAATTAGCtacatttttttatttcttttgctaCAACCTGAGTGAGTACCGAAACATTGAAAGAAGAGGCTTTTTGGGCACTTTGACTTTGGCAGCTTGTTTTTGCTGCAACCTGAAAAAAATATGAACAAGATAAGATTTTGTCAAGGGGAACTTAACAGGGTCTGGCGTTCGAATGATCTAGGGGGTTATGTCCAAACTTTTTTAGAGTTTTTATGTAAATATGCATCGATCAGCAAATAGCAGCATTTTAAGCAACAAGATTTTGATAGCAATCATCTTTTGTAAAAACAACAAACACAGTAGTGCAACAGCATGCACATTCATCTTTCTGAATTTCTTCTCACTTCCTGTAAATGCAAAACCAGAATACATAGCAGCAGCAACCCCACATACACATTCATCTCTCAAATCTCTCTCAAACTCGCTCACTTCCTGTAATGCAATAGGATTGGGGGCCGGGAGCAGAGGTCTGAGGAAAGAACAATTAATTGGCAGATGGATTCGAAGTTGAGATCAAACAAAACAAGTTaagattaaagaacaattgattgtTCCCCAGATTGAATGGATGGAAACAAACAAAATGAATCAATTTGATTACTGATTGCGCTGCGGTAGCTACCTTTGTCGAGCTCGAGCTGTTCGTTGAGGGGCACCTTGGGCGGCACGCTTGGCCTCCTCGTTCTCCTCCACGTCAAGGTTGCTGGTGTGCTCCTTCTCCTTCTCATTCCTACTTCCTTCTCGATCGAAGTAACAACATAAACACCACCACTAGCAACATTAAAGGTGTGAGTAAGGGTTATGCTCGAATCAATATTCAGTACCTCTGTACCTTCACTCGTCACCGCACTCGAACAGAAATTCAGATAGAAAACAGAGGTAACAATAGCAGCAATTGGTAGCTGCATAGTAGTGGGCATGCATCAGCAGCAGCAGAAAAGGATGCGGCTGTGCCGGGCAGTCCTAGGTGCAGCAGCAGCTTGCAGCAAGGAGCGGCTTGCACTCAGCTCCTTGAGCGACCGGCCATAGAGGAAGCAGTTGGACTGTTGAGCTGGAGGTCCTCGACCCCGCGACTCCTCCAGCAGGCTCCACTTTTTTGCCGCTAAAGCATAAGCCATGGCCTGTGAGCGGGACGCGTCCATGGCGGCGACATTGAACGGACAGGGCTGGTGGTAGGGAACTGCTTGTACGCGGTTGCAGGGACATTGAAAGTAGAGATTGGACAACATAGGTACATCAAGTAATTGAACTGACTGAAGAAGAAATAATAAGTAAACAATACTCTTTTTTTGTTATCTAGCAATAGCAAATGTTTTCTATTTTAAAAATGATGTATGACACAAGCAAAACTTGATACAGATTGTATGGACGCACAAGATATATAGACTAAAGTAAGAATTGACCTGAAATGAATCTAGAATAAGTTTTGGACTGAGCTAAATTTAGAAATTAGACTGAACTAGAATTAGAAATTGAACGGAACCAAGTATAATGCACTGAAAAGAACACACATGTACACGAACTGATTATAAAAGATGAACACGACCTAACAACAAGGACACACATGAACTAACAAGAACATACCAGTCATTAACAGATTATAAATGGTGACAACACATCATAGCAGCTTGCGATGACAGCAGATTAGAACAACACGTTCAGCACAAAATACATTGTAGGTGTGCATTGGAGCTTTCCATTACCTCGTGGTGTGCTTGCCCACCAAAGCCGAGGTGTTCCTTCTGTATCCCTACCACATGCCGCAGCGCCGAAGTATGAACTGGAGCAGCACTCCGCACTCGACCTAGGCCTAGCACCAACAATTCAGCAAGAGATGACATATGTAATCCAATTAGTTTTCACAAATTCTTAGTTCAACAATTACATACTAGTATCCCAATCTTGAACAAACTACATTACATAGGAATAGCACCAACGAGGTAAACTAGATTATACTTCTGATGTGAGTTTTTCTTTTGAACTTCTCTGGTTCCCTTCTCTGAATTGTTGCAGTAATTTGACTCGAACTTATAGCCTCGGTGGAGGACTAGACTCGAACTTGTAGCCTCAGTGGCGCACTAGACTCGAATTTGTAGCCTCGGTAGTCAGAATTGTTGAGCTCGGACGGGCAAGGGAGGTAGAGCTGTACTTTGGTAAGCACCATACCTGGACGGGGACAATGCTGAAGCAGTGCACGGGGGCTAGTTCCCGACCGCGCAGGGAGAAGCAGTCGGGGCAGGGTTGGAGCCATGGCAAGCACCGGGGTGCGCCTTCCTCAGTCGCGAAGCAATTTGCGCCTCCACACTTTCCCACAAATTGTCCAGAACACAACTTTTAGCAACACgataagtagtagtagtagtagcattAATGTAGGTGGCAAGGTAGCAGTGGCAAAAAGGTAGGAAATTATTCTTAATTTGCTCCACAACAGCTTCAGTTCACATTTGCTACAACTTTCAGTTGGAAAAGAAAGACAAAACGGATAGAAATCCCCCAGTTGGGGTAGTGAACCTTTTTACTGAACAACTAATTCTACCATATAGTAAACTGTTGTATAACTAGAAAACAGTCTGGCATCATCTTCAGGTCCAGTTGGATATAGATCACCAGTTTTTGGAACTGGGTGCAGTGCCCTGCTTAACAAAGTTGAATATTCACTTCTTTTCCTTGGTGAGATATACCTCCAAATCTGGTAGGGCGCTGTTAATCATATTGTTTGCCTTCTTTTTTCCCTGTCTAATTTTGGTGGTTGTTTCAAGGTTTGTAGGTGATGCTGAAGCTAGTGGCCCTGAATAGTATGCAGAGGCAATCTAGAAGATGAGGGTACTATAAATCCGAAGGGTAAAAACTATAGAAATTTGCGGTcttatgcggttatgcctccatgAGATATGTGTGTGCCCAGGAGTGGAATTTTGTATGGTGATCCTTGTGTTACTGGTCTGCTGGTAGTTTCTGTTGTGTTAATTGTTGTAACTCCGGAGGCCTTGGTATGGTTGCGCCCTGAGCTGTGAGCAGCGGTTATTATTTCTAGGCCTTTTGTTAAGCACTACTTAAGCAGGGTGTTTGTCTTCAATCTGGCGAGCTTGCGCTACAGTAGAAATGAAAATATGTTGGAGGGAGCATGCTAGATTAGAAGAAATTCTTTTTTTCACATTTGACAC contains:
- the LOC119276948 gene encoding uncharacterized protein LOC119276948 isoform X2, whose amino-acid sequence is MAPTLPRLLLPARSGTSPRALLQHCPRPGLGRVRSAAPVHTSALRHVVGIQKEHLGFGGQAHHEEVGMRRRRSTPATLTWRRTRRPSVPPKVPLNEQLELDKGCSKNKLPKSKCPKSLFFQCFGTHSGCPQGMIFHDDQLV
- the LOC119276948 gene encoding uncharacterized protein LOC119276948 isoform X1; protein product: MAPTLPRLLLPARSGTSPRALLQHCPRPGLGRVRSAAPVHTSALRHVVGIQKEHLGFGGQAHHEWWCLCCYFDREGSRNEKEKEHTSNLDVEENEEAKRAAQGAPQRTARARQRLQQKQAAKVKVPKKPLLSMFRYSLRMSTRNDLP